The Athene noctua chromosome 3, bAthNoc1.hap1.1, whole genome shotgun sequence genome includes a region encoding these proteins:
- the ASCL1 gene encoding achaete-scute homolog 1 — protein sequence MASGSPARMASGAGQPPFLQPACFFAAAVAAAAAPPGPPPPPPPQLSPAGGQPSPGGKPSGPRAAKRQRSASPELMRCKRRLNFSGFGYSLPQQQPAAVARRNERERNRVKLVNLGFATLREHVPNGAANKKMSKVETLRSAVEYIRALQQLLDEHDAVSAAFQAGVLSPTISPSYSHDMNSMAGSPVSSYSSDEGSYDPLSPEEQELLDFTSWF from the coding sequence ATGGCCAGCGGCAGCCCCGCCAGGATGGCCAGCGGCGCCGGGCAGCCGCCCTTCCTGCAGCCGGCCTGCTTCTTCGCCGCGGcggtggccgccgccgccgccccgccggggccgccaccgccgccgccgccgcagctgagcccggcgggcgggcagccctCGCCGGGCGGCAAGCCTTCGGGGCCGCGGGCCGCCAAGCGGCAGCGCTCGGCCTCGCCGGAGCTGATGCGCTGCAAGCGGCGGCTCAACTTCAGCGGCTTCGGGTACAGCCTCCCGCAGCAGCAGCCGGCGGCCGTGGCGCGGCGCAACGAGAGGGAGCGCAACCGGGTGAAGCTGGTGAACCTGGGCTTCGCCACCCTGCGGGAGCACGTCCCCAACGGCGCCGCCAACAAGAAGATGAGCAAAGTGGAGACGCTCCGCTCCGCCGTCGAGTACATCCGCgccctgcagcagctcctcgACGAGCACGACGCCGTCAGCGCCGCCTTCCAGGCCGGCGTCCTCTCGCCCACCATCTCGCCCAGCTACTCCCACGACATGAACTCCATGGCGGGCTCCCCCGTCTCCTCCTACTCCTCCGACGAGGGCTCCTACGACCCGCTCAGCCccgaggagcaggagctgctcgACTTCACCAGCTGGTTCTGA